One genomic region from Sulfurimonas sp. hsl 1-7 encodes:
- a CDS encoding outer membrane protein translates to MKKLITITTLSTLLFINANAQEHNYIGLDIGNTTAKYTVTSIGLGINESSNDDGGSQTLKLGHYFNDNHRAAVLYHNINADDAKFGMLCLEYNYLIGENPLKPFAGVILGYGRYDLDNYDFNIDGAMYGVQAGLNYEINSYFSLEAGYRFIKSTMNETYRESGYDADFKVNDFRNWFVGFNFNF, encoded by the coding sequence ATGAAAAAGCTCATTACAATAACTACCCTCTCTACTCTCCTCTTCATCAATGCCAATGCTCAAGAGCATAACTACATTGGATTGGATATAGGCAATACTACAGCAAAATATACAGTTACATCAATTGGATTAGGTATCAATGAATCTAGCAATGATGATGGCGGCTCACAAACACTAAAGCTTGGTCACTATTTCAATGACAACCACAGAGCTGCAGTGCTTTATCATAATATCAATGCAGACGATGCAAAATTTGGAATGTTGTGTCTGGAATACAATTATCTAATTGGAGAAAATCCGCTCAAACCTTTTGCAGGTGTAATACTTGGATATGGAAGATATGATCTGGATAATTATGATTTTAATATAGACGGTGCGATGTACGGTGTTCAGGCCGGTCTTAATTATGAGATAAACTCATACTTTTCTCTTGAAGCGGGATACAGGTTTATAAAATCTACAATGAATGAAACCTATCGTGAATCAGGATATGATGCCGACTTTAAAGTTAATGACTTTCGCAATTGGTTTGTAGGTTTTAATTTTAATTTTTGA
- a CDS encoding F0F1 ATP synthase subunit C, which yields MKKILFLLVAFSAALLANEGEVANQTLKAYSMIAAGLGLGLAALGGAIGMGHTAAATIAGTARNPGLGAKLMTTMFIALAMIEAQVIYALVVALIALYANPFLG from the coding sequence ATGAAAAAAATTCTTTTTCTTTTAGTAGCATTTTCTGCTGCACTTTTAGCTAACGAGGGTGAAGTTGCTAACCAAACTCTTAAAGCTTACTCTATGATCGCTGCTGGTCTAGGTCTTGGTTTAGCTGCACTTGGTGGTGCTATCGGTATGGGTCACACTGCTGCTGCAACTATCGCTGGTACTGCACGTAACCCAGGTCTAGGTGCTAAACTTATGACTACAATGTTCATCGCTTTAGCAATGATCGAAGCGCAAGTTATTTATGCACTAGTTGTTGCATTAATCGCTCTTTACGCTAACCCATTTTTAGGTTAA
- a CDS encoding HD domain-containing phosphohydrolase — protein sequence MKQINYEYTNKDDLEKFISQNFQFDDHTKILVQLFTSNKLYIEISKIKNELKSLLENASIITATTAGIVHDGQISDNKIILSFSVFENSSVKNIGYYDSSTEEIINDLKLHYITDDTKLLIAFANTFKIDASELLQRLAKENPNLVVVGGNAGDDFKFHSNYISSSDNDDSDIVFAIIDSKVLKVNADYLFNWETIGKEMLVTKAIGPTVYELDHVPVIDIFEKYLGKTVRDDLLKHGSQFPLVLNIGDTEVARALVGFNYEEGSITFAGNIPEGQYVRFGFADLGTIEHKNIEHLKAHNQKVNEATFVYTCGARRQMLGNFLNKEIKTLNSIGVSSGFITYGEFFHNSVSCDNNLLNITTTYVTLNENEENSNSLDMDITEEEVSDEEVRLSALTTLIKETSKDLDENIHYLEQFKNAVASASIFSTTDSGGKITDVNKNFEKISGYTRDELIGKPHNIVRHPDTDSKLFKDMWKTIQSGKIWKGLVKNRTKEGADYWVVSEVAPIYYKDGSFREYIGIRNDVTKLEAVKQILQNEVLSSRENLEENLYYFKQYEEAINLSTAVLRTDVHNNIKYVNDKFLKLSKYTRKELVGRNCGDIRHKKHQEKGLCDQILHTLMSKKTVKEVITNIAKDKSEFITKTLFYPVKDTSGEIVEFIQVMFDVTDIYRLNEEIVNTQKEVVEKMGAIGETRSKETGDHVRRVAEYSYMLAKYYGLSEEEAILLKQASPMHDIGKVGIPDSILNKPGKLTDEEYEVMKTHAEIGYEMLKHSERDILKASAMVAYTHHEKWNGTGYPQGTKESDIHIFGRITAVADVFDALGHDRVYKKAWELEKILELFREERGKHFDPDLIDLFFENLDSFLDVKNRFDSKLVSEK from the coding sequence ATGAAACAAATCAATTATGAATATACTAATAAAGATGATTTAGAGAAGTTTATTAGTCAAAATTTTCAGTTTGATGATCATACTAAAATATTGGTACAGCTTTTTACTTCAAACAAACTCTATATAGAGATTTCAAAAATCAAAAATGAGCTTAAATCTTTACTAGAGAATGCTTCGATAATTACTGCTACAACCGCCGGTATAGTACATGACGGGCAAATATCGGATAATAAAATAATTTTATCATTTTCAGTTTTTGAGAACTCTAGTGTTAAAAATATAGGTTACTATGATAGTTCCACAGAAGAGATCATTAACGATTTAAAACTACATTATATTACCGATGATACAAAACTCCTGATCGCATTTGCAAACACTTTTAAAATTGATGCATCCGAACTACTTCAAAGACTTGCTAAAGAGAATCCAAATTTAGTTGTTGTTGGCGGTAATGCCGGCGATGATTTTAAGTTTCATTCTAACTACATAAGCTCTAGTGATAATGACGATAGTGATATCGTATTTGCAATCATAGATTCTAAAGTTTTGAAAGTAAATGCAGACTACTTATTTAATTGGGAAACGATCGGTAAAGAGATGCTTGTAACAAAAGCAATCGGACCTACGGTGTATGAACTTGATCATGTACCTGTAATTGATATTTTTGAAAAATATTTAGGTAAAACGGTTCGTGATGACTTATTAAAACACGGTTCCCAGTTCCCATTAGTGCTTAATATTGGAGACACCGAAGTTGCAAGAGCACTTGTAGGATTTAATTATGAAGAGGGAAGCATTACATTTGCAGGTAATATACCAGAAGGTCAATATGTACGATTTGGTTTTGCAGACCTTGGTACGATTGAACATAAAAATATTGAGCACTTAAAAGCACATAATCAGAAAGTTAATGAAGCAACCTTTGTTTATACTTGTGGGGCAAGACGTCAGATGCTTGGAAACTTTTTAAACAAAGAGATAAAAACACTCAACTCTATTGGAGTAAGTTCAGGTTTTATAACATATGGTGAATTTTTTCATAACAGTGTTAGTTGTGATAACAATCTTTTAAATATTACTACAACATACGTTACATTGAATGAAAATGAAGAGAATTCAAATAGTCTGGATATGGATATAACAGAAGAAGAAGTGAGTGATGAAGAGGTACGTTTATCTGCTTTAACAACCTTGATTAAAGAGACGAGTAAAGATCTTGATGAAAATATCCATTACTTGGAACAGTTTAAAAATGCGGTAGCCTCAGCATCAATTTTTTCAACTACGGACAGTGGGGGTAAGATTACCGACGTAAATAAAAACTTTGAAAAGATTTCAGGATATACACGGGATGAACTCATTGGAAAACCTCATAATATTGTGCGACATCCAGATACCGATTCTAAACTTTTCAAAGATATGTGGAAGACGATTCAGTCAGGAAAAATATGGAAAGGACTGGTGAAAAACAGAACAAAAGAGGGGGCTGATTATTGGGTGGTTTCTGAAGTAGCTCCTATTTATTATAAAGATGGAAGCTTTAGAGAATATATAGGTATTAGAAATGATGTAACCAAACTTGAAGCCGTAAAACAGATTCTGCAAAATGAAGTATTGTCTTCTAGAGAGAACTTGGAAGAGAATCTCTATTACTTTAAACAATATGAAGAGGCAATCAACCTATCAACTGCTGTTTTAAGAACAGATGTTCATAACAATATTAAATATGTAAATGACAAGTTCCTTAAACTCAGTAAATATACAAGAAAAGAACTTGTTGGCAGAAACTGTGGAGATATTAGACATAAAAAACATCAAGAAAAAGGTTTATGTGATCAGATACTTCATACTTTAATGAGTAAAAAGACTGTAAAAGAAGTTATTACCAATATTGCAAAAGACAAAAGCGAATTTATTACAAAGACACTATTTTATCCTGTTAAAGATACAAGTGGTGAAATTGTAGAGTTTATACAAGTGATGTTTGACGTAACAGATATTTATAGACTTAATGAAGAGATTGTAAACACTCAAAAAGAAGTAGTGGAAAAAATGGGTGCAATCGGTGAAACTCGTAGTAAAGAAACTGGAGATCATGTTCGAAGGGTTGCTGAGTACTCTTATATGTTGGCAAAGTATTATGGTCTAAGTGAAGAGGAAGCTATTTTACTAAAACAAGCAAGTCCAATGCATGATATTGGAAAAGTAGGTATACCGGATAGTATTTTAAACAAACCGGGTAAATTAACAGACGAAGAGTATGAGGTTATGAAGACACATGCCGAAATAGGGTATGAGATGCTTAAACACTCAGAAAGAGACATTCTTAAAGCTTCTGCAATGGTAGCATATACCCATCATGAAAAATGGAATGGAACAGGTTATCCGCAAGGCACAAAAGAGAGTGATATCCATATTTTCGGTCGTATCACTGCTGTTGCCGATGTATTTGATGCTTTAGGACACGACAGGGTGTATAAAAAAGCATGGGAACTTGAGAAAATACTTGAACTTTTTAGAGAGGAGCGAGGGAAACATTTCGATCCCGATTTAATTGATCTCTTCTTTGAAAATCTTGACAGCTTTTTGGATGTGAAAAACAGATTTGATTCAAAGTTAGTATCAGAAAAATAA